The following proteins are encoded in a genomic region of Magnolia sinica isolate HGM2019 chromosome 1, MsV1, whole genome shotgun sequence:
- the LOC131247121 gene encoding uncharacterized protein LOC131247121, with product MMSKNKMSVLRKFGGNFIWEANKVYYKGDTNRIVCVDRGIDYINLLPKVCGICQFTDISSIKYKYPGLDLDSLVSIENDDDVSNMMEAFPQSSEPIQLFVFCDQKSSIPIVNANFLMQNADNGNDQASLWDLHESSGTLVPSSHNTNVNNNYLPSASNNLCKVDCLLMDNQVVNSCVNDMPKIMSVLKEGQEFEDANAFHKALREYAKRSNFEYKRTRSGSGRYQAKCIKDNCSWRIHAWKLPDKPTFKIKSLKGDHTCNVVNESTMSNTRTHRQASRKWIADLVKDRLQKKLCCTPKDIVDEISREYGIKVSYDKAWRGKELAVKARNLITTLMEICEEIQRTNPGSTAKLCRSSDNSLRLFVAYKAAIHGFKQACRPVLRLDYLKIEGKCRGVWLFAMAIDAEDVGFPVSYAFVESRT from the exons ATGATGTCTAAGAACAAGATGTCAGTGCTCCGTAAATTTGGGGGCAACTTCATTTGGGAAGCAAATAAGGTTTATTACAAGGGAGACACAAACCGCATTGTTTGTGTTGATCGAGGGATTGATTACATTAATCTTTTACCCAAAGTGTGTGGGATTTGCCAGTTTACCGACATTAGCAGCATCAAGTACAAATATCCTGGTCTAGATTTGGATTCACTTGTGTCGATTGAGAATGATGATGACGTATCCAATATGATGGAAGCATTTCCTCAAAGCAGTGAGCCTATTCAGCTCTTTGTTTTTTGTGACCAAAAATCTTCAATCCCCATTGTGAATGCCAA TTTTCTAATGCAGAACGCTGATAATGGAAATGATCAAGCATCATTGTGGGATTTACATGAAAGTAGTGGAACACTTGTGCCTTCCTCACATAATACTAATGTCAATAACAATTATCTTCCAAGTGCATCAAATAATTTATGTAAAGTGGACTGCTTGTTGATGGATAATCAAGTGGTTAATAGTTGTGTTAATGACATGCCAAAAATTATGTCGGTTTTAAAAGAAGGCCAAGAATTTGAAGATGCAAATGCTTTCCACAAGGCTTTAAGGGAGTACGCCAAACGTTCAAATTTTGAATACAAGCGAACCAGGTCAGGCAGTGGCCGTTATCAGGCGAAATGCATTAAAGACAATTGCTCATGGCGCATACATGCATGGAAGCTTCCCGACAAGCCTACATTCAAGATAAAATCCTTGAAGGGAGATCATACTTGTAACGTTGTGAATGAGTCAACAATGTCAAATACAAGAACGCATCGACAAGCCAGTAGGAAATGGATTGCTGATTTGGTAAAGGACCGACTCCAGAAAAAATTGTGTTGTACACCCAAAGATATTGTGGATGAGATTAGTCGAGAATATGGGATCAAAGTGAGTTATGATAAAGCTTGGAGGGGTAAAGAATTGGCAGTAAAAGCGAGGAACTTGATTACAACTCTCATGGAGATTTGTGAAGAAATACAGAGAACAAATCCAGGAAGCACAGCAAAGCTTTGTAGGTCATCGGACAACTCCTTGAGACTTTTTGTTGCATATAAGGCTGCCATTCATGGTTTCAAGCAAGCATGCCGACCAGTTTTAAGGCTTGATTATTTGAAGATAGAAGGAAAATGCCGAGGTGTGTGGCTCTTTGCCATGGCCATTGACGCAGAAGATGTTGGGTTCCCAGTCTCATATGCATTTGTTGAATCAAGAACGTAG